From the genome of Castor canadensis chromosome 18, mCasCan1.hap1v2, whole genome shotgun sequence:
TTTGAGTCCCTTGAGTTCAGAGCCCTCAATGGAATTTTCCCAAGTGgcttttatttaataaaagcaaaagatgACTTTTATTTGATAAAACATAACCCTAAGTCTGTAAGGACGAGCACTGAATTTATGCCCAGGCAAGCTGAGTTTACTTATAATGAAGCATCAGTCGCAATCTTGTCCAGCTGAAATGTCTGGGTTGGAGAGGTTTGTCAAGATGGAGGAAACTGGGCAGTGGAAAGTATATAGACACTGGGTCCGGAGCATGGGGTTCAAATCATGATCTCCAGCTGTGTACCCCTGGGCAGTAAAACAGTGTTGCCTAGTTATTGAGAGCTTGCTGTGTGATAGCAGTAGACTAAATGCTCCAGGTTCCTGATGCCTTTCATGCTTAAATCCACTCTGTGAAGTGAGCACTCCCATTTTACTGAAaaggaaaactgaggttcagagaagaaaaatcaaatgaccaaagccacacagctgggAGGTGGCCAAGGTTGGGCTTTAGCCATGCATGTGACCACTGCCTCCAAGACCTGCCAGCTGGGAGGTCTCTCCTCCAGGTCTCAATGTGTCCTCCCATAGACTGGGGGACACTCAGCCAGCCTGCTACAAGGCTGTGTGAAGTACTGGTTAAGCAGTCTGCATGGCGGTGCTCGGTGACTATATTCTGCCTATAATTCTTGGTAACACAGAGCCTAGTGAGAATGGTGCTCCTTTTCTGAGTTCTTAAAGCCGGAGTAGGAACACCTGCTTGAACAGGCTCTGGGACGGTTTAATGACTCCGGGAAGTAAAGTCggcacaaagcaggtgctcagggcagttccttttctgtctctgtgcCCAGCGCTGCCTGGAATGGTGCTTCCCACATCCTGCACTGGCAGTGGATCTGCATGGAACCACCCACACTCCTCTGCATCTTCCCTGACTTAGGCTTTCGTGGACGTGCTGGGGTTGTGCGGCTGGATTTAGCACGCAGTGTCTGGCAGTTCATCCAGACACAAGGGCTCCAGCTCGTCCCAGTGGGGTGGTCATACTGGAGTGACATTCAGCCTCTCTGGACTTCTGCCTCTCCCTGTCAGACGGGAATTGTGACAGGAGATCCTGTTTCTGGCTCTGTGTTCACTCAGCCCCAGGCTGTCAAACCTGGGCCCATctgcttcctccttttcttcctgcaGGTGTTCGCAGCTGGGTCCAGGGACCAGTCGCTGAGAACTGTATTTGTATACCCTGGACACCATCACAGTGAACGGTGAGGGACCCTTGTGGTCTGGATTCCTGTCTCTAAAGGGGATGAGTGACCACTGACAGGGTGGGGAGATGGAGGGCGGTGCTAACGCAGCTGTCCCCTGGGTTTTGGAAGCATGGTTGGAACCAAGTTCCAAACTCTGTTCCCCTTCATTGCTCTTAGCACTGATGCAACCTTCCCATTATTTGAGGAAAATTTTCAGTGAGTAGTTGCCTCCCCCACTAGACTGTAGGTAAGAAAGGTTTCCAAAGAGGAAGCAGGTATGGTTGTCAAGAGCATAGACACTGAGGATGGGATCCAAAGCACACTCTGCTTTTACATAGCTATATAACCTTGGGCGACTGGCCTAATTTTTCCATGcctctgttttcttgtttgtaaATTGGAGCTTGTAACCTACTTCACTGAGTGCTTGAGAAGATTAGGGGAGTTTCTGGATGTCAACCCTTAGACTAGTGCCTGGCTTGTCGGAGGTGCTGGGAAGGGGTGTTTGGTAAGGAAGTAAAATATTGagcctgggatgtggctcagtggtagaggatcagcctagcatgctcaaggtcctgggtttgattcccaccaccacggaaagacaaagaaaagaacaatagtTAAATGGCTAAACCACTCTTTGGCCTTGCTCAGAGCCAAGGAGGACATGGTTGGGCATGCCTGTGTTGATCAGCTTCTTAGTGCTAACGGCCCCTGTCTTCCCTTACAGAGGATGGAGGATGTTGATTACAACTCTTCTGTCGCCTACGATGATGAGTATTTGGATGACTTTGAACCCATTGTGGTTTTGGAGGAGTACTCTCCACTGGAAGCCAGGGTGCTCAGGATCTTCCTGGTGGTGGTCTACTGCATCATCTGCTTCCTGGGGATCCTGGGTAATAGCCTGGTTATCATCATTTGCACTTGCAAGATGAAGAAGACGGTGAACACCGTGTGGTTCCTTAACCTGGCTGTGGCGGATTTCCTGTTCAATGTTTTCCTGCCGATCCACATTGCCTACACAGCCATGGACTACCACTGGGTGTTTGGGAAAACCATGTGCAAAATCAACAACTTCCTGATCAACTACAACATGTACACCAGCGTCTTCTTGTTGACCATCATCAGCCTTGACCGCTGCATCTCGGTGCTTCTTCCTGTCTGGTCCCAGAACCACCGCAGCCTCCGGCTGGCCTATGTGGCCTCTGTGGCTATCTGGATCCTGGCTTTCTTCCTGAGTTCTCCATCCCTTGTCTTCCGTGACACCATCGATGTTCATGGGAAAACATACTGCTTCTACAACTTCAGCCTGACTGGGACTGGGACTGGGCCTTCCCACCATCCTGGTGGCCACTCCACAGACCCCGTGGTGTACAGCCGCCACCTGATGGTGACCATCACGCGTTTCCTCTGTGGCTTCCTGCTCCCCATCCTCATCATCACAGTTTGCTATCTCACCATTGTCTTCAGGTTGAGGCGCAACCGCCTGGCCAAGACCAAGAAGCCCTTTAAAATAATTGTAGCCATTATTGTCACCTTCTTCCTCTGCTGGGGTCCCTACCATACACTCTACCTGCTGGAGCTCAGGCAAGCCACGGGGTCCAGCTCCGTCTTCAGCTTGGTCATGTCTCTGGCCTCCGTCATTGCCATTGCTAACAGCTGTGTGAACCCCATCCTGTACGTCTTCATGGGTCAGGATTTCAAGAAGTTCCAGGTGGCCCTCTTCTCCCGCCTGGCCAATGCTCTGAGCGAGGACACCGGCCACTCCTCTTACGCTAGCCACAGAAGCATCACCAAGATGTCATCAGTGAATGAGCGGACTTTGATGAATGAGAAGGAGACCAGCATGCTTTGAGTCTCACTTGGGAAAGCCCCAGAGGGCACTCCCAACCCAGGGACACCCAAGGACATGTCTTCTGAAGACCAATGCCAAATGCCTACTGCATTTTGCATAGGAGTGAACCATATTTTGAGCTGGGAATCCAGGGCACATAACCTCTTTCTTCAAGAGAATGGTGGGCAGAGCCTGCCATATTGGTCCATCAGCCTTGGAAGAGCAATCTGTGCTCTGTGGGAGACTAGTCTTGACTGACTCAAAACCATGAACTGAGATCAGCACATGGCTGCAAGATTAAGCTACCTTCTGCGTGAAATGCCACAAACTCCACAAAGTCCCTGAGAACAGAGGAGATCAGAGCAAACTCATTACATTCCTATCATATCTATATCAGCCAGAAAACCCTGCCTCCCAGTCATTCCTCTGGGTACAGAATGTAGAAATACACAGGTTACTTGGGAGAGGAAGGTGACAGATCCTATGAACTTCCAAGACCATGACTTTGACCTTCAGATGAGACAAGAAGACCAGATCCTAAGGGACTTCATGGACTGTCTTGACAAGAAGCGTCAACCAGGGCTTGGGGCCAGAGGACTGAATGGAGAAGGGAGAGCAAAGGATATGGGTGTGTAGAAGCTCACCCTAGAACATCACAGGGTGATGATGTTTTCGGCTGTCAGTATTTTTGGGTGTGTGGATGGTAGCGGCCCTTGGTACCTGGGCATTTTTACCTGGGGGTGGTGGCATGCCACCACCCTCCATCACAGAGttgttccctccttcccctcGTCCACTGGCTAGAGGTGCTTCAAGTACAATCCTCCTGGGAGGGGAAGGGCTTCCTCCTCTCATCCATTTCCTCTAAACCTTACCAGAGTCTGGTCTAAAATGCAGTGTCAAAGAGCAGCCTCAGAGCATCTCCTGGGAGAAGGCTGTGTCTGAGGGCTCAGCCATGAACTTGAAGCAGAACCTGGACCCTGACTCCTTGGACCATGCTCCCAAGATGAGATAACACAGCTTCCATGTGCAGTCCCATGTCTGCTTTTTCTCATCTGAAACAGACAACGTCCTGTGGCGGGGAGTGACACTGTCCTATTTACCAATGACAAAGGCAAAGCTTTGGAGGAGGACAGTAACTCACCCAACACCACGCACAGTGCGTCAGTGACAGACAACATGTGAATACTGCTCTGCCTGGCTCCAGAGACTCCATTCTTTCATAGAAAAGATGTCTATTAAGAGTAGTCTAGCCCTATAATGTTAACTTACATTTATTCAGCATTTTCCGTATTAAGAATTTTGTATGTATTATTTCACTTATTCCACACAGTAATGCTGAGTTTGGTACAGTGATTATTTCCCCTTTCCATATGAAGaatctgaggttcagagaggttaggtaacttgCCCAAGGGCACTCAGCTGGTGTTTGGCAgagatggggtttgaacttcagtttTTCTGGTTCAAATGAGATAGTAGTTGGAAAGGAACTGAAGGAGTTGAGGTTTCAACCATAAGTATTGATTCTTCACTGGATTAATGTGAATGTCTTAATGGCCTTTAAGAAACtttgcaaataattttcaaaatgatcCCACAACTCCGGGATACCTACCAACACCTTCCCTAACCCTGTGGTTGCAATCCTCTGCCCCTAAGGTCTCCCGAGAGAGCAGAGCGGGGAGCCTGGCAGGAGGCAGCGTCTCGTGGGCTTTTTGACCTCCAAGTGTCCACATACTGTCCTCTTCCAAGCCCTGTCACTGTCAAGGCTGTTCTCAAGCAGGGAGCAATAAACAGATATGATGGCTATCTCGTGCTGCTGTGGGCTGCTTGTACTCACACTTCATTAGGGACAAACTGCCCCTTCCTTGTTGGGTCTTACTGCTTATGACGAGGCAGCTCTGTATTGACTCAAGCTGAGGACTCTGGTTGCTTCAGAAGAGTCTGAATTTGTACAGTTTGAGAGCAAAAAAGGGAGTTTAAAGATGGCCTGGTGCCCTGTTCCCTCCCCAGGTTTACAGATGAAGCAACTCAGGCAAAAGATTTCAAGGCTTTTTTCCCAGTCAGCCTGGGGCCTCCTGGCTTCTAGGATGGTGTTCTTCCTGGGCTGAagacaggccaggccaggccaggccgg
Proteins encoded in this window:
- the Cmklr1 gene encoding chemerin-like receptor 1 encodes the protein MEDVDYNSSVAYDDEYLDDFEPIVVLEEYSPLEARVLRIFLVVVYCIICFLGILGNSLVIIICTCKMKKTVNTVWFLNLAVADFLFNVFLPIHIAYTAMDYHWVFGKTMCKINNFLINYNMYTSVFLLTIISLDRCISVLLPVWSQNHRSLRLAYVASVAIWILAFFLSSPSLVFRDTIDVHGKTYCFYNFSLTGTGTGPSHHPGGHSTDPVVYSRHLMVTITRFLCGFLLPILIITVCYLTIVFRLRRNRLAKTKKPFKIIVAIIVTFFLCWGPYHTLYLLELRQATGSSSVFSLVMSLASVIAIANSCVNPILYVFMGQDFKKFQVALFSRLANALSEDTGHSSYASHRSITKMSSVNERTLMNEKETSML